Proteins co-encoded in one Kribbella solani genomic window:
- a CDS encoding helix-turn-helix domain-containing protein: MQDGSLLDAREEQTYRLLVGLSAARAAELAEVAELAPHEAAEVLQRLQAKGLVTVQPADEPVFRPLPPDVALGTTLLRRQESLEAARKTVAALSEEFRASASRRDAHHLVEVIVGATTLRERLRDLQNAAREEILWFCRANPMAMKGAENTEEYGALSRGVRYRAIYERALVETPGELDSIAEGVSWGEEARVLPTLPVRIAIVDRSTAICPLVRDDEPELGEPSAAIISRGQLLDALLALFESYWEAATPVRLQPDQTQTVDGLDDSERLLLSLLVAGVPDKSIATQLGISRRTVQRRLDRLMAMAGVDTRTGLSFQAAKRNWL, from the coding sequence ATGCAGGACGGTTCGTTGCTCGACGCGCGCGAGGAGCAGACCTATCGGCTGCTGGTCGGCCTGTCCGCCGCGCGGGCCGCCGAGCTCGCCGAGGTGGCCGAGCTGGCGCCGCACGAGGCCGCCGAGGTGCTGCAGCGGTTGCAGGCGAAGGGGCTGGTCACGGTCCAGCCGGCCGACGAGCCGGTGTTCCGGCCGCTGCCGCCGGACGTCGCTCTGGGGACCACGCTGCTGCGCCGGCAGGAGTCGCTGGAGGCCGCCCGGAAGACGGTCGCCGCGCTCAGCGAGGAGTTCCGGGCCAGCGCGAGCCGTCGCGACGCGCACCACCTGGTCGAGGTGATCGTCGGCGCCACCACGCTCCGCGAGCGGCTCCGCGACCTGCAGAACGCGGCCCGCGAGGAGATCCTCTGGTTCTGCCGGGCGAACCCGATGGCGATGAAAGGTGCCGAGAACACCGAGGAGTACGGCGCCCTGTCGCGCGGCGTCCGGTACCGGGCGATCTACGAGCGCGCGCTGGTCGAGACACCCGGTGAGCTGGACTCGATCGCCGAAGGAGTCAGCTGGGGCGAAGAGGCGCGGGTACTGCCGACGCTGCCGGTACGGATCGCGATCGTCGACCGGTCCACAGCGATCTGCCCGCTGGTCCGCGATGACGAGCCGGAGCTCGGTGAACCGTCCGCGGCGATCATCAGCCGTGGTCAGCTGCTTGACGCGCTGCTGGCGCTGTTCGAGAGCTACTGGGAAGCGGCGACACCAGTGCGGCTCCAGCCGGACCAGACGCAGACAGTGGATGGGCTGGACGACTCGGAGCGGTTGTTGCTGTCCCTGCTGGTGGCTGGGGTTCCGGACAAGTCCATAGCCACCCAGCTGGGCATCAGTCGGCGTACGGTGCAACGGCGGCTGGACCGGCTGATGGCCATGGCCGGCGTGGACACCCGGACCGGACTCTCCTTTCAAGCTGCCAAACGCAACTGGCTGTAA
- a CDS encoding PrsW family intramembrane metalloprotease — translation MTQQVLRRWGWIGTFLIGGGLYLAVLVVLTDTGNPNLFPTMILLGALVVPLTFVTFAAGRSGRWLIDGPTLGGCLLFGGVVGVVVAGLLEYDAMRGLGTLPMLGVGLIEEAAKLVVPAVLVVFFGHRYRMSVGRGIVIGIAVGTGFAVLETMGYAFVALLQSGGNVGAAEQTLFIRGLLSPAGHAAWTGLTCWGLWRFVMRPTGKRFAGFLGMYALAVALHTTWDGIGGRVTYAVVGAISIGLLLIGLKRAQRVEVGQA, via the coding sequence ATGACTCAGCAAGTTCTGCGTAGGTGGGGTTGGATCGGCACATTCCTGATCGGCGGGGGTCTGTATCTCGCCGTCCTGGTCGTGCTGACCGACACCGGGAATCCGAATCTGTTCCCGACGATGATCCTGCTCGGCGCGCTGGTGGTCCCGCTGACGTTCGTGACGTTCGCGGCCGGGCGGTCCGGGCGGTGGCTGATCGACGGGCCGACGCTCGGCGGGTGCCTGCTGTTCGGCGGCGTGGTCGGGGTGGTCGTCGCGGGCCTGCTCGAGTACGACGCGATGCGCGGGCTCGGTACGTTGCCGATGCTCGGGGTCGGGCTGATCGAGGAGGCCGCCAAGCTGGTCGTACCGGCTGTCCTGGTGGTGTTCTTCGGACACCGCTACCGGATGTCGGTCGGGCGCGGGATCGTGATCGGGATCGCGGTCGGCACCGGGTTCGCGGTGCTCGAGACGATGGGGTACGCGTTCGTCGCGCTGCTCCAGTCGGGTGGAAACGTGGGTGCGGCCGAGCAGACGCTGTTCATCCGCGGTCTGCTCTCGCCGGCCGGGCATGCGGCCTGGACCGGTTTGACTTGTTGGGGTCTGTGGCGGTTCGTGATGCGGCCGACCGGCAAGCGATTCGCCGGTTTCCTCGGCATGTACGCCCTCGCCGTCGCCCTGCACACCACCTGGGACGGCATCGGCGGCCGGGTCACGTACGCGGTGGTCGGTGCGATCTCGATCGGTCTGTTGCTGATCGGCCTGAAACGCGCGCAACGCGTGGAGGTGGGCCAGGCCTGA
- a CDS encoding S8 family peptidase — protein MSSPSRIVALTTAAVLALGAATVIPSAAAPPPRPPAGSLGTSATSVVTLITGDVVEVTDAGGGKKAATVRPAAGREGVSFHTVEADGGLRVLPSDAVPYISTGVLDVNLFDVDELIADGYGDSAARQLPLIVKDTPGVHSAQALAGTTTTRQLPSINGRAVDAAKDQLPQLWKSLQPSSGVSALSSGISKIWLDGKIRPVLDKSVPQIGAPDAWKAGYEGTGVEVAVLDTGVDATHPDLTGKVKESQDFSGSPSGTEDHFGHGTHVAATIAGTGAGAGGTRKGVAPKADLLVGKVLGDDGYGYDSWIIAGMEWAAAEGAKVVNMSLGGEATDGTDPLSQAVNDITAQTGTLFVVSAGNEGQDESVGTPGAAASALTVGAVDREDKLADFSSRGPRLGDSGLKPEITAPGVGIIAARASGTDMGDPVDQLYTAASGTSMAAPHVAGAAVLLAQQHPDWKADQLKNALVSTAKTQPDQTVYAQGAGRVDLTRAVAQKVTASGVADFGTQTAEAGTRTITYRNDSGNAITLNLSVQVTNLDDKKPATGFGLPATVTVPANGAADVALSLDPAKLGRGQYSGWIVATGPDGVVTHTAVGALRSGPMHKVTLRAVSLDGKPTGSPVVSLYGDNSRSDVLAWIRNGSSYTAEVEEGTYLLHSLVEHNDPQDEQASLFTDPNVQITKDTEIVIDARKAVPISIETPKPSEQQAVLSYYVHRVYGNGRSISHGVMHFSTVQQVNVTPTKPVKDGSFEFSSRWQLVAPMVQASIPGVSGPLDINLLHRSPSYEGKKRFPLVTSLQQAKGAVVVLDSDSEEEQIKAAADAGAAAVILVRPADWTAWTVWRPIGDREPIPAMVTTFKDGQKLTDRVRRGKTSIDLTLTTSSPYLYDVQQVSTGFIPPKINYKVTAANSQRITTRYADNGGFNWAKEQRFGWRPWQEYSWNDSQRFVETPKVREEWVTSGDSLWQHRVHHLYTWDTMNPLNGGMTSVPTSYRSGKSDETWFAPVVRPAAAPGIPSTRTGDRLSLRIPNFVDASGHYTRGETTSSSAKLSRDGKVVAELPNGWADVITSSGDAAYKLDLSTERIDSEGEWNWGTRTDTSWEFRSAKQPDDKAVPLALQQVDYKVPVDLTGRVSTRTHVVGFESPRASSLQAWASFDEGKTWKRLAVVGALGHYVAVVPNAHDTVSLKVTAKSGSASITQTVIRAYGVR, from the coding sequence ATGTCCTCCCCCAGTCGTATCGTCGCGCTCACCACCGCGGCGGTGCTTGCTCTCGGCGCGGCGACGGTGATCCCGTCCGCCGCGGCGCCACCACCCCGGCCACCGGCCGGCAGCCTCGGCACCAGCGCGACGTCCGTGGTCACGCTGATCACCGGAGATGTCGTCGAGGTGACCGACGCGGGCGGCGGCAAGAAGGCCGCCACTGTCCGCCCGGCCGCCGGCCGCGAAGGGGTGTCGTTCCACACCGTCGAGGCCGACGGCGGCCTCCGGGTGCTGCCGAGCGACGCCGTGCCGTACATCTCCACCGGTGTCCTGGACGTGAACCTGTTCGACGTCGACGAGCTGATCGCGGACGGGTACGGCGACTCGGCCGCCCGGCAACTCCCGCTGATCGTCAAGGACACCCCCGGCGTACACAGCGCCCAGGCCCTCGCGGGCACGACGACCACCCGCCAGCTCCCGTCCATCAACGGCCGGGCCGTCGACGCGGCGAAGGACCAGCTGCCGCAGCTGTGGAAGTCGCTGCAGCCCAGCTCCGGCGTCAGCGCGCTGAGCAGCGGCATCAGCAAGATCTGGCTGGACGGGAAGATCCGCCCGGTACTGGACAAGAGCGTGCCGCAGATCGGCGCGCCGGACGCGTGGAAGGCCGGGTACGAGGGCACGGGCGTCGAGGTCGCCGTCCTCGACACCGGCGTGGACGCGACCCACCCGGACCTGACCGGCAAGGTCAAGGAGAGTCAGGACTTCTCCGGCAGCCCGAGCGGCACCGAGGACCACTTCGGTCACGGCACCCACGTCGCCGCGACGATCGCCGGTACTGGCGCGGGAGCCGGCGGTACTCGCAAGGGCGTCGCGCCGAAGGCTGACCTGCTGGTCGGCAAGGTGCTCGGCGACGACGGTTACGGCTACGACTCCTGGATCATCGCCGGGATGGAGTGGGCCGCCGCCGAAGGCGCCAAGGTGGTCAACATGAGCCTCGGCGGTGAGGCGACCGACGGCACCGACCCGCTCAGCCAGGCGGTGAACGACATCACCGCCCAGACCGGCACCTTGTTCGTCGTCTCGGCCGGCAATGAAGGCCAGGACGAGTCGGTCGGTACGCCAGGTGCCGCGGCGTCGGCCCTGACGGTCGGAGCGGTGGACCGCGAGGACAAGCTCGCCGACTTCTCCAGCCGCGGCCCGCGCCTCGGCGACTCCGGGCTGAAGCCGGAGATCACCGCGCCGGGCGTGGGCATCATCGCGGCCCGCGCGTCCGGCACGGACATGGGTGACCCGGTCGACCAGCTCTACACCGCCGCGTCCGGTACGTCGATGGCCGCGCCGCACGTGGCCGGCGCTGCCGTCCTGCTCGCGCAGCAGCACCCGGACTGGAAGGCCGACCAGCTGAAGAACGCGCTGGTCAGTACCGCGAAGACACAGCCGGACCAGACCGTGTACGCGCAGGGTGCGGGCCGCGTCGACCTGACTCGCGCGGTTGCTCAGAAGGTGACGGCCAGCGGCGTCGCCGACTTCGGTACGCAGACCGCCGAGGCGGGTACGCGGACCATCACCTACCGGAACGACTCCGGCAACGCGATCACGCTGAACCTGTCCGTCCAGGTCACGAACCTGGATGACAAGAAGCCGGCCACCGGCTTCGGTCTGCCCGCGACCGTCACGGTCCCGGCCAACGGCGCCGCCGACGTCGCCCTGTCGCTGGACCCGGCGAAACTCGGCCGCGGCCAGTACAGCGGCTGGATCGTTGCCACCGGCCCCGATGGTGTCGTCACACACACCGCCGTCGGCGCGCTCCGGTCCGGCCCAATGCACAAGGTGACGCTCCGGGCAGTCAGTCTGGACGGCAAGCCCACCGGCTCACCGGTCGTCTCGTTGTACGGCGACAACTCACGTTCCGACGTACTCGCCTGGATCCGGAACGGCTCTTCGTACACCGCCGAGGTGGAGGAGGGTACGTACCTGCTCCACTCGCTGGTGGAGCACAACGATCCGCAGGACGAGCAGGCCAGCCTGTTCACCGATCCGAACGTCCAGATCACCAAGGACACCGAGATCGTCATCGACGCCCGCAAGGCGGTGCCGATCAGCATCGAGACGCCGAAACCCTCCGAGCAGCAGGCAGTGCTGAGCTACTACGTGCACCGCGTGTACGGCAACGGCCGCTCGATCAGTCACGGTGTGATGCACTTCAGCACGGTCCAGCAGGTCAACGTGACGCCGACCAAGCCGGTCAAGGACGGCAGCTTCGAGTTCTCGTCCCGCTGGCAGCTGGTCGCGCCGATGGTGCAGGCGTCGATTCCGGGAGTGTCCGGTCCGCTGGACATCAATCTGCTGCACCGGTCGCCGTCGTACGAAGGTAAGAAGCGGTTCCCGCTCGTCACCTCGCTGCAGCAGGCGAAGGGCGCGGTCGTCGTACTGGACTCCGACAGCGAAGAGGAGCAGATCAAGGCAGCAGCCGATGCCGGTGCCGCGGCGGTCATCCTGGTCCGCCCGGCCGACTGGACCGCGTGGACGGTCTGGCGACCGATCGGTGACCGGGAGCCGATTCCGGCGATGGTCACCACGTTCAAGGACGGCCAGAAGCTGACCGATCGGGTCCGGCGCGGCAAGACGTCGATCGATCTGACCCTGACGACCTCCAGCCCGTACTTGTACGACGTACAGCAGGTCTCCACCGGGTTCATCCCGCCGAAGATCAACTACAAGGTGACGGCAGCGAACAGCCAGCGCATCACCACCCGGTACGCGGACAACGGTGGCTTCAACTGGGCGAAGGAGCAGCGCTTCGGCTGGCGTCCGTGGCAGGAGTACTCATGGAACGACTCCCAGCGGTTCGTCGAGACTCCGAAGGTCCGTGAGGAGTGGGTGACCTCTGGCGACTCGCTCTGGCAGCACCGGGTGCACCACTTGTACACGTGGGACACGATGAACCCGCTGAACGGTGGCATGACGTCCGTGCCCACCAGCTACCGATCCGGTAAGTCGGACGAGACGTGGTTCGCGCCGGTGGTCCGTCCGGCCGCCGCGCCTGGCATACCGTCCACTCGTACCGGTGACCGGCTGTCGCTCCGGATCCCGAACTTCGTCGACGCGTCCGGGCACTACACCCGCGGCGAGACCACCTCGTCGTCGGCGAAGCTGTCCCGCGACGGCAAGGTCGTCGCGGAGCTGCCGAACGGCTGGGCGGACGTGATCACGTCCAGCGGCGACGCGGCGTACAAGCTGGATCTGTCGACCGAACGCATCGACAGCGAAGGGGAGTGGAACTGGGGTACGCGCACGGACACCTCCTGGGAGTTCCGGTCAGCCAAACAGCCGGATGACAAGGCGGTACCGCTGGCACTGCAGCAGGTCGACTACAAGGTGCCGGTTGATCTGACTGGCCGGGTCAGCACGCGTACGCATGTTGTCGGCTTCGAATCGCCTCGTGCGAGCTCACTGCAGGCCTGGGCGTCGTTCGACGAAGGCAAGACCTGGAAGCGGCTGGCTGTGGTCGGTGCACTGGGGCACTACGTGGCTGTAGTACCCAACGCGCACGACACGGTCTCGCTGAAGGTGACGGCGAAGAGCGGTAGCGCAAGCATCACCCAGACGGTGATCCGCGCGTACGGCGTTCGCTGA
- a CDS encoding ATP-binding protein: MSQVFGTVRHPAYFIRRVDRLGTPISLGETLPESRAILYTGPPGMGKTTELNQAEDLAQRQGWTAIRLNASAVRPIEHQLTAAVRANLDLLRSRYKGSAVRDLATTVQDLTHSGRNTRMGWEGRLGGGIIPVEFVAKREKDTTAYDNLGTTLNDFADKLAALSEEDGKPILLLIDNVDRATEDDQAGLNELAIHIEVMHRPVWLVAAGGSMSTSALMTASRRMSGIATTISNQFDIRELGPLTADELRPALTEPLIAAGIPFQFSTVERLLKAANGDPARLRMLSEAALGFRDPVLGITGTAGTMATLGVYADAAEWYQGAWNQKTTSHEQKDLLARVAAQGPNGLYMPADMAAAGDDRWPAIDEARQQLVARGLLRDHPGQYVTIPDEGFQDWLNEYLGQTPVLDVEPGRLEQLRGQPALAPAHPTGDRALVNQVFGTSRSLVRQVDRVDQSGRPISLDQRLPRGTSVLFTGPPGMGTSQELTRTKALADRQGWITIRLDASRRESLEARVIRAVRGEMDAIKQRFPSGQVKDLKALLNRLAVRTRNSMNTAQVRFGMSPGPKVGVHTAWEGVTKDSVGTTLNEVAAQFGAMAGPEGKPILMMVDNLDAASKDDLIALTELSSHLREQRQPMFLIAAGGEEATSRLLEASGGRNGKETNEVAEFDVRRLQPLSPDQLREALTFPLEQAGIKYEAAAVDSLIEAANGIPTRLRTLAGAALELADPGVGITVDVAAAATAKLNAQSQALYNAAWHNCSPAEKQVLARTASHGARGIEIPARSETPDRWSLDEATQKLVSRGLLTRTGHQIRVADPGFRDWVQTRLGVNTAQTGIAHPTATRPAAAQHGVPHTPQPATTRPTDRRPTHHAIPANLQPNR, translated from the coding sequence ATGAGCCAGGTCTTCGGTACGGTCCGGCACCCGGCGTATTTCATCCGCCGGGTCGATCGGCTCGGTACTCCGATCTCGCTCGGCGAGACGCTGCCCGAGAGCCGGGCAATCCTTTACACCGGCCCGCCAGGGATGGGAAAGACGACGGAGCTGAACCAGGCCGAGGACCTGGCCCAGCGGCAGGGCTGGACCGCGATCCGGCTGAACGCGTCCGCCGTCCGCCCGATCGAGCACCAGCTCACCGCCGCGGTCCGGGCGAACCTCGACCTGCTCCGGTCCCGCTACAAGGGCAGCGCGGTCCGCGATCTCGCCACCACGGTCCAGGACCTGACGCACAGCGGCCGGAACACCCGGATGGGCTGGGAAGGGCGGCTCGGCGGCGGCATCATTCCGGTCGAGTTCGTCGCCAAGCGGGAGAAGGACACCACCGCGTACGACAACCTCGGCACCACGCTGAACGACTTCGCCGACAAGCTCGCGGCACTGTCCGAGGAGGACGGCAAGCCGATCCTGCTGCTGATCGACAACGTCGACCGGGCGACCGAGGACGACCAGGCCGGGCTGAACGAGCTGGCCATCCACATCGAGGTGATGCACCGCCCGGTCTGGCTGGTCGCGGCCGGTGGCTCGATGTCGACCAGCGCGTTGATGACCGCATCCCGGCGGATGTCCGGGATCGCGACCACGATCAGCAACCAGTTCGACATCCGCGAGCTCGGGCCGCTCACCGCGGACGAGCTCCGGCCGGCGTTGACCGAGCCGTTGATCGCGGCCGGAATCCCGTTCCAGTTCAGCACCGTCGAGCGGTTGCTCAAGGCAGCCAACGGCGACCCGGCCCGGCTCCGGATGCTCAGCGAGGCCGCCCTTGGCTTCCGTGATCCGGTGCTCGGTATCACCGGCACCGCCGGCACCATGGCGACCCTCGGGGTCTACGCCGACGCCGCGGAGTGGTACCAGGGCGCGTGGAATCAGAAGACCACCAGCCACGAGCAGAAGGATCTGCTCGCCCGGGTCGCGGCCCAGGGACCGAACGGGCTGTACATGCCGGCCGACATGGCGGCGGCCGGCGACGACCGGTGGCCCGCGATCGACGAGGCCCGGCAGCAACTGGTGGCGCGGGGCCTGCTCCGCGACCATCCCGGCCAGTACGTCACGATCCCCGACGAGGGATTCCAGGACTGGCTGAACGAGTACCTCGGGCAGACACCGGTGCTGGACGTCGAGCCCGGCCGGCTGGAACAGCTCCGCGGGCAGCCCGCGCTCGCGCCGGCGCACCCGACCGGCGACCGGGCGCTGGTGAACCAGGTGTTCGGTACCTCCCGGAGCCTCGTCCGCCAGGTCGACCGGGTCGACCAGAGCGGCCGGCCCATCTCGCTCGACCAGCGGCTGCCGCGCGGTACGTCGGTCCTCTTCACCGGCCCGCCCGGCATGGGGACCAGCCAGGAGCTGACCCGGACCAAGGCGCTGGCCGACCGGCAGGGCTGGATCACGATCCGGCTGGACGCGTCCCGGCGGGAGTCGCTGGAGGCCCGGGTGATCCGCGCCGTCCGCGGCGAGATGGACGCGATCAAGCAGCGTTTCCCGAGTGGCCAGGTGAAGGACCTGAAGGCGCTGCTGAACCGGCTGGCGGTCCGGACCAGGAACTCGATGAACACCGCCCAGGTCCGGTTCGGCATGTCTCCCGGTCCGAAGGTCGGCGTGCACACCGCCTGGGAAGGCGTCACCAAGGACTCGGTGGGGACGACGCTGAACGAGGTGGCCGCGCAGTTCGGCGCGATGGCCGGTCCGGAGGGGAAGCCGATCCTGATGATGGTCGACAACCTGGACGCCGCCTCGAAGGACGACCTGATCGCGCTCACCGAGTTGTCCTCGCACCTGAGGGAGCAGCGGCAGCCGATGTTCCTGATCGCGGCCGGCGGTGAGGAGGCGACCTCCCGGCTGCTCGAGGCCTCCGGTGGGCGCAACGGCAAGGAAACCAACGAAGTTGCCGAGTTCGACGTCCGGCGGCTGCAGCCGCTGAGTCCGGACCAGCTCCGGGAGGCACTCACCTTTCCGCTGGAGCAGGCCGGGATCAAGTACGAAGCCGCGGCGGTGGACTCCTTGATCGAGGCCGCGAACGGTATTCCGACCCGGCTGCGGACGCTGGCCGGCGCGGCACTCGAGCTGGCCGACCCCGGCGTCGGTATCACCGTGGACGTCGCCGCCGCCGCGACCGCGAAGCTGAACGCGCAGTCCCAGGCGCTGTACAACGCGGCCTGGCACAACTGCTCGCCGGCCGAGAAGCAGGTCCTGGCCAGGACCGCGTCCCACGGTGCGCGCGGGATCGAGATTCCGGCCCGGTCCGAGACGCCGGACCGGTGGTCACTGGACGAGGCGACCCAGAAGCTGGTGTCGCGCGGCCTGCTGACCCGCACCGGTCACCAGATCCGCGTCGCCGACCCCGGGTTCCGCGACTGGGTCCAGACCCGCCTCGGCGTCAACACCGCCCAGACAGGCATCGCGCACCCCACCGCCACCCGGCCGGCGGCGGCCCAGCACGGCGTACCGCACACCCCCCAGCCGGCCACCACCCGCCCAACCGACCGCCGCCCAACCCACCACGCCATCCCCGCCAACCTCCAACCCAACCGCTAA
- a CDS encoding endonuclease produces MSRFLRPALLVTVVLALLGFGSTPSSAATSITVATAIGRQDSSTASVTGYVVGQPTATSTVVRGNFPNDYALALADSATQTSTSSMLYVQIPTAFRAAYGLQSNPGLLGKQITVTGTLAAYFTHPGLKNATAFTGGGGSTDPGDPGDYYAGAAGKTGAELKAALHTIISQQTKLTYDQVWDALKVTDQDPNNSNNVIEIYSGRSIPKSSQGGGVDDWNREHVWAKSHGDFGTATGPGTDVHHLRPEDVSVNSARGNLDFDNGGTAVAQCTGCTADADSFAPRPAVRGDVARMIFYMAVRYEGGDGFANLELNNSVGNGTAPYIGKLSVLKAWAAGDPPDAFEKNRNEVIYSQFQHNRNPFIDHPEWINSIWP; encoded by the coding sequence GTGTCCCGATTCCTCCGTCCCGCGTTGCTTGTCACCGTGGTGCTCGCGCTGCTCGGCTTCGGCAGCACGCCGTCCAGCGCCGCCACGTCCATCACGGTCGCCACCGCGATCGGCCGCCAGGACAGCTCCACCGCGTCCGTCACCGGGTACGTGGTCGGTCAGCCGACCGCCACCAGCACGGTTGTCCGCGGCAACTTCCCGAACGACTACGCGCTGGCGCTCGCCGATTCGGCCACCCAGACGAGTACGTCGTCGATGCTGTACGTGCAGATCCCAACCGCCTTCCGCGCGGCGTACGGGCTGCAGAGCAATCCTGGTCTGCTCGGCAAGCAGATCACCGTCACCGGCACGCTGGCCGCGTACTTCACGCACCCTGGGCTGAAGAACGCGACTGCCTTCACCGGCGGCGGAGGCAGTACGGACCCCGGTGATCCTGGCGACTACTACGCCGGTGCCGCGGGGAAGACCGGTGCGGAGTTGAAGGCCGCGCTGCACACGATCATCTCGCAGCAGACCAAGCTCACGTACGACCAGGTGTGGGACGCGCTGAAGGTCACCGACCAGGACCCGAACAACAGCAACAACGTGATCGAGATCTACTCCGGCCGCTCGATCCCGAAGAGCAGCCAGGGCGGTGGCGTCGACGACTGGAACCGCGAGCACGTCTGGGCCAAGTCACACGGCGACTTCGGTACGGCGACCGGCCCGGGTACCGACGTACACCATCTCCGGCCCGAGGACGTGTCGGTCAACTCGGCCCGCGGCAACCTCGACTTCGACAACGGCGGTACGGCGGTTGCCCAGTGCACCGGTTGCACCGCGGACGCGGACTCGTTCGCGCCACGCCCGGCCGTCCGCGGCGACGTCGCCCGGATGATCTTCTACATGGCCGTCCGGTACGAGGGCGGCGACGGCTTCGCGAACCTGGAACTGAACAACTCGGTCGGCAACGGCACCGCCCCGTACATCGGGAAACTGTCGGTACTGAAGGCCTGGGCCGCGGGCGACCCGCCGGACGCGTTCGAGAAGAACCGCAACGAGGTCATCTACTCCCAGTTCCAGCACAACCGGAACCCGTTCATCGACCACCCGGAGTGGATCAACTCCATCTGGCCCTAA
- a CDS encoding ABC transporter ATP-binding protein, whose translation MGEALELDGLTKVFGAQRAVDGLSLSVPAGSFFGMLGPNGAGKTTSLSMAVGLLRPDAGTARIFGADVWREPAKAKALVGVLPDGLGMPERLTGREVLTYLGLLRGIPEAEVRARAAELLEVLELDHEDDKQVIGYSTGMRKKLGLAVALLHAPRLLVLDEPFEAVDPVSAATIRTILHRFIAGGGSVVMSSHVMALVEQLCDRVAVVADGKVVASGTVSEVRAGGSLEDAFVALVGASTKGAEGLTWLSR comes from the coding sequence ATGGGCGAAGCACTCGAGCTTGATGGGCTGACCAAGGTTTTCGGGGCGCAGCGGGCGGTTGACGGGTTGAGTTTGAGTGTTCCGGCGGGGTCGTTCTTCGGGATGCTGGGGCCGAACGGCGCCGGGAAGACGACGTCGCTGTCGATGGCGGTCGGGCTGTTGCGGCCGGACGCGGGGACGGCGCGGATCTTCGGCGCCGACGTCTGGCGGGAGCCGGCCAAGGCCAAGGCGCTGGTCGGCGTACTGCCGGACGGGCTCGGGATGCCGGAGCGGCTGACCGGCCGGGAGGTGCTGACCTATCTCGGCCTGTTGCGCGGGATTCCGGAAGCCGAGGTGAGGGCGCGGGCGGCCGAGCTGCTGGAGGTGCTGGAGCTCGATCACGAGGACGACAAGCAGGTGATCGGCTACTCGACCGGCATGCGGAAGAAGCTCGGGCTCGCGGTCGCGTTGCTGCACGCGCCGCGGCTGCTGGTGCTGGACGAGCCGTTCGAGGCGGTCGATCCGGTGTCGGCGGCAACCATCCGGACGATCCTGCACCGGTTCATCGCCGGTGGCGGGTCAGTGGTGATGTCCAGTCACGTGATGGCGCTGGTCGAGCAGCTCTGTGACCGGGTGGCGGTCGTCGCGGACGGAAAGGTAGTTGCCTCGGGCACCGTTTCGGAGGTACGCGCCGGCGGCAGCCTGGAGGACGCGTTCGTGGCGCTGGTCGGTGCCTCGACGAAGGGCGCGGAGGGGCTGACATGGCTCTCGCGCTGA